One window of the Desulfuromonas acetexigens genome contains the following:
- a CDS encoding diacylglycerol/lipid kinase family protein, with amino-acid sequence MSDERQAPRRITLIANPVAGGDALAKIHQAREALAARGDQVELRLTGARGDAARFAREAKSGDLDLLVAAGGDGTLNEVINGLAPSALPLAFIPLGTTNVFALEAGIPFDIPGACRVALDGVATPVSLGLAGETRFLLMAGAGFDAEVVRRVDLRLKRRLGKLAYVVSALRVFFGPPFPMIEVELDDGSLLSGHTVVIGNGRLYGGRFSLTPGASLTDDVFEVCLLQKPGHWSLLHALLRMVLHLPLEPAGARLFKARALTVRGAGVAVQIDGDDHGELPMSFRVVSGELVLVMPAPRSS; translated from the coding sequence ATGTCCGATGAACGTCAGGCGCCCCGGCGCATTACCCTCATTGCCAATCCCGTGGCCGGGGGCGACGCCCTGGCCAAGATTCATCAGGCCCGGGAAGCTCTCGCCGCCAGGGGCGACCAGGTCGAGCTGCGGCTCACCGGCGCCCGGGGGGATGCCGCCCGTTTCGCTCGGGAGGCGAAGTCCGGCGACCTCGATCTGCTCGTCGCTGCCGGTGGCGACGGCACCCTCAACGAAGTCATCAACGGCCTGGCACCCTCGGCTCTTCCCCTGGCCTTCATCCCCCTGGGGACGACCAACGTCTTCGCCCTGGAAGCGGGGATTCCCTTCGATATCCCCGGCGCCTGCCGGGTCGCCCTGGACGGCGTGGCGACCCCGGTCAGCCTCGGGCTGGCGGGGGAGACGCGCTTTCTCTTGATGGCCGGTGCCGGTTTCGACGCCGAGGTGGTGCGGCGGGTCGACCTGCGCCTCAAGCGCCGTCTCGGCAAGCTCGCCTATGTCGTCAGCGCCCTGCGGGTCTTTTTCGGGCCGCCCTTTCCAATGATCGAGGTGGAGCTTGACGACGGCTCCCTTCTTTCCGGCCACACCGTCGTCATCGGCAATGGCCGCCTCTATGGCGGACGCTTTTCCCTGACCCCCGGCGCCTCCCTGACCGACGACGTCTTCGAGGTCTGCCTGTTGCAAAAGCCGGGACACTGGTCACTGCTCCACGCCCTGCTGCGCATGGTCTTGCACCTTCCCCTGGAACCGGCCGGGGCGCGTCTCTTCAAGGCCCGGGCGCTGACGGTGCGCGGCGCGGGGGTGGCGGTGCAGATCGACGGAGATGACCACGGTGAGCTGCCGATGAGCTTCCGCGTCGTCTCCGGCGAGCTGGTGCTGGTCATGCCTGCTCCCCGATCCTCCTGA
- a CDS encoding NUDIX hydrolase, with amino-acid sequence MPSILASCYPSAMKLAEKKIFDGRIVALAIEEHQLPNGRRAEFEVLHHPGGAAVLPLLDDGRVVLIRQYRSALGGMLLEIPAGRLEPNESPEACVRRELVEEVGYRADQVEKLGEMLPAVGFCDERIHLFVATGLTAVPQALEPDEYIEVLPLPLDEALAMVARGEIPDGKTQLALLLWQKRQAVR; translated from the coding sequence TTGCCGTCCATCCTCGCCTCCTGCTATCCTTCCGCCATGAAACTTGCCGAAAAAAAGATTTTTGACGGGCGTATCGTCGCCCTGGCCATTGAGGAGCACCAGCTTCCCAACGGGCGTCGCGCCGAATTCGAGGTGCTGCATCATCCCGGCGGCGCCGCCGTCCTGCCGCTGCTCGACGACGGTCGGGTGGTGCTGATTCGCCAATACCGCTCCGCTTTGGGCGGGATGCTGCTGGAAATCCCCGCCGGGCGTCTGGAACCGAACGAATCCCCCGAAGCCTGTGTGCGGCGGGAACTGGTGGAAGAGGTCGGTTATCGCGCCGACCAAGTCGAGAAGCTCGGCGAAATGCTGCCGGCGGTCGGCTTCTGCGACGAGCGCATCCACCTCTTCGTCGCCACCGGTCTGACGGCCGTCCCCCAGGCGCTGGAGCCGGACGAGTATATCGAAGTGCTGCCGCTCCCCCTGGACGAGGCCCTGGCCATGGTCGCCCGGGGAGAGATTCCCGACGGCAAGACCCAGCTGGCCCTGCTCCTCTGGCAGAAGCGTCAGGCCGTGCGCTGA